A single window of Streptomyces sudanensis DNA harbors:
- the purD gene encoding phosphoribosylamine--glycine ligase: MKVLVIGGGAREHALCRSLSLDPDVTALHCAPGNAGIAEVAELHQVDALDGAAVARLAGDLEADLVVIGPEAPLVAGVADAVRAAGIPCFGPSAEAARLEGSKAFAKDVMACAGVPTARSYVCTAPDEIDRALDAFGPPYVVKDDGLAAGKGVVVTDDLEQARAHALSCDRVVVEEYLDGPEVSLFAITDGTTVLPLTPAQDFKRALDGDEGPNTGGMGAYSPLPWADPKLVDEVVETVLQPTVDELRRRGTPFSGLLYAGLAITSRGVRVIEFNARFGDPETQVVLARLRTPLAGVLLHAANGTLDSEAPLTWRDEAAVTVVVAARDYPGTPRTGDPITGLDEVAELDAPHAYVLHAGTRRDGDAVVSAGGRVLSVTATGEDLAQARERAYAAVGRIRLDGSQHRTDIARAAAERR, from the coding sequence GTGAAGGTCCTCGTCATCGGCGGCGGCGCCCGCGAACACGCCCTGTGCCGCTCCCTCTCCCTCGATCCCGACGTCACCGCTCTGCACTGCGCGCCCGGCAACGCCGGAATCGCGGAGGTCGCCGAGCTCCACCAGGTCGACGCCCTCGACGGTGCGGCCGTGGCCCGCCTGGCCGGTGACCTGGAGGCCGACCTGGTCGTCATCGGCCCGGAGGCGCCGCTCGTCGCGGGCGTCGCCGACGCCGTGCGCGCGGCCGGCATCCCCTGCTTCGGGCCTTCTGCCGAGGCCGCGCGGCTGGAGGGGTCGAAGGCGTTCGCCAAGGACGTGATGGCCTGCGCGGGCGTGCCCACGGCCCGCAGCTACGTGTGCACCGCGCCGGACGAGATCGACCGGGCGCTCGACGCGTTCGGCCCTCCGTACGTCGTCAAGGACGACGGCCTCGCCGCTGGCAAGGGCGTCGTGGTCACCGACGACCTGGAGCAGGCCCGCGCCCACGCCCTGTCCTGCGACCGCGTCGTCGTCGAGGAGTACCTGGACGGCCCCGAGGTCTCCCTCTTCGCGATCACCGACGGCACGACCGTCCTCCCCCTCACGCCCGCCCAGGACTTCAAGCGCGCCCTCGACGGCGACGAAGGCCCCAACACGGGCGGCATGGGCGCCTACTCGCCGCTGCCGTGGGCCGATCCGAAGCTGGTCGACGAGGTCGTGGAGACGGTCCTCCAGCCCACCGTCGACGAGCTGCGCCGCCGCGGCACCCCGTTCTCCGGCCTGCTGTACGCGGGCCTCGCGATCACGTCGCGCGGCGTGCGAGTCATCGAGTTCAACGCCCGCTTCGGCGACCCCGAGACACAGGTCGTCCTCGCCCGGCTGCGCACCCCCCTCGCCGGTGTCCTGCTGCACGCGGCGAACGGCACCCTCGACTCCGAGGCGCCCCTCACCTGGCGGGACGAGGCCGCCGTCACCGTGGTCGTCGCCGCACGCGACTACCCCGGCACCCCGCGCACCGGCGACCCGATCACCGGCCTGGACGAGGTCGCGGAGCTGGACGCCCCGCACGCGTACGTCCTGCACGCCGGCACGAGGAGGGACGGCGACGCGGTCGTCAGCGCCGGCGGCCGGGTCCTGTCGGTCACCGCGACCGGCGAGGACCTGGCACAGGCGCGGGAGCGGGCGTACGCGGCGGTCGGGCGCATCCGGCTGGACGGCTCCCAGCACCGCACGGACATCGCGCGGGCGGCGGCGGAGCGGCGGTAG
- a CDS encoding SCO4225 family membrane protein: protein MNARTLLRLTFANTASAVYLGLVGASVVVEVAAALFLNPGIVGMWPFLLTAPTSLLAAGAVGAVRGVDASVWYLVGGVVISALVQSFALGALVEVLQGRSRGRGRARPGRD, encoded by the coding sequence ATGAACGCCCGCACCCTGTTGCGTCTGACCTTCGCCAACACGGCTTCCGCCGTCTATCTGGGGCTCGTCGGCGCGTCCGTCGTGGTCGAGGTGGCCGCCGCACTGTTCCTGAACCCCGGGATCGTCGGGATGTGGCCCTTCCTCCTCACCGCCCCCACCTCCCTGCTGGCGGCGGGTGCCGTCGGGGCGGTCCGAGGGGTGGACGCGTCCGTCTGGTACCTGGTCGGCGGGGTCGTCATCAGCGCCCTGGTCCAGTCGTTCGCCCTGGGAGCGCTGGTGGAGGTCCTGCAGGGCCGGAGTCGGGGCCGGGGACGCGCCCGCCCGGGCCGGGACTGA
- a CDS encoding FG-GAP repeat domain-containing protein has translation MQFHSTRLAMAVTAVLAVTALGAGTLATAPAAFAAGSESVSGPAAAGQSAALPVFPTGSDLAGAGATGFLSYSFTQSGATNLLWTPYDGGAPTRFRKPENGGWSMAGGDVLVLGDANWTIKMRSLTLLNMADPSAPGVAIDLGALNGNYLAVLSPTSVLAQVTKDDGTAELHIVSKDGATTTSREVSGLPADATDFFSSGVQDGVALVGYETGPAGARTGGRALVDVTTGTVVETYASAESGYDLGSLMFSGSHVAWLEYEIGTGLFVTSVDRRTLERKRTFVGSRAEENYGGLVGGWLMYGNASTPLRAVSLTSGETRDLVDRVTGSAAAGDGSVLVSGGRAADGEGLFRIAAAADGTLTVTKVAEAGEPAGQAELSIEEVHVPDTVNLDTTGGKVTLGWTLSHRDAHLDVTLTHTATGKEFRTRVNAPATGTRFSFTWDGTIDGVDAPNGPYGVEAEARFLDGSGEPAYQGWLMKVVRAVNPHDYTNNGSTDLLARDAAGVLWRDDLRDRSADGRIESARRTQVGRGWQTYKQIEAVGDIAGNEVGDLVALDGSGVLWHYLGKGDGTFAARERVGSGWGVYNKLTGGSDLDGDGRADLLAVDTAGVLWFYKGTSIPSAPFAARVRIGSGWNAFTQLVGAGDVDNDGRPDMIAYGTGGTYLYRSTGSVTAPFTRWSTSLYAGEGSKFNNVV, from the coding sequence TTGCAGTTCCACTCCACTCGCCTCGCCATGGCCGTCACCGCCGTCCTCGCCGTCACGGCCCTCGGCGCCGGCACGCTGGCCACCGCACCGGCCGCCTTCGCCGCCGGCTCGGAATCCGTGTCGGGCCCGGCCGCGGCCGGGCAGTCCGCCGCCCTTCCCGTCTTCCCGACGGGCTCCGATCTCGCCGGCGCGGGCGCCACCGGGTTCCTCTCCTACTCCTTCACCCAGAGCGGGGCCACCAACCTGCTCTGGACGCCGTACGACGGCGGGGCCCCGACCCGGTTCCGGAAGCCCGAGAACGGCGGTTGGTCCATGGCGGGCGGTGACGTGCTCGTCCTCGGCGACGCCAATTGGACCATCAAGATGCGTTCGCTCACCCTGCTGAACATGGCCGACCCCTCCGCCCCGGGCGTCGCCATCGACCTCGGTGCCCTCAACGGCAACTACCTGGCCGTACTGAGCCCGACGAGCGTGCTCGCCCAGGTGACGAAGGACGACGGCACGGCGGAACTCCACATCGTCAGCAAGGACGGTGCCACGACGACGAGCCGCGAGGTGTCGGGGCTGCCCGCGGACGCCACGGACTTCTTCAGCTCCGGGGTCCAGGACGGGGTCGCCCTCGTCGGATACGAGACGGGCCCGGCGGGCGCCAGGACCGGCGGCCGGGCGCTGGTCGACGTGACGACCGGGACGGTGGTCGAGACGTACGCCTCCGCCGAGTCCGGGTACGACCTCGGCTCTCTGATGTTCTCCGGTTCGCATGTGGCCTGGCTCGAGTACGAGATCGGCACCGGGCTGTTCGTCACTTCCGTCGACCGCAGGACGCTCGAGCGGAAGCGGACCTTCGTGGGCTCCCGCGCCGAAGAGAATTACGGGGGCCTCGTGGGCGGCTGGCTGATGTACGGCAACGCCTCGACCCCCCTCCGGGCCGTCTCCCTGACCAGTGGTGAGACCCGCGACCTCGTCGACCGCGTGACCGGTTCGGCGGCGGCGGGCGACGGCAGCGTACTGGTGAGCGGCGGCCGGGCCGCCGACGGCGAGGGGCTGTTCCGGATCGCGGCCGCGGCGGACGGCACCCTGACGGTCACCAAGGTGGCGGAGGCGGGCGAGCCGGCCGGGCAGGCCGAGCTGAGCATCGAGGAGGTCCACGTCCCCGACACGGTGAACCTCGACACGACCGGCGGCAAGGTGACCCTGGGGTGGACGCTGTCGCACCGCGACGCCCACCTGGACGTCACGCTCACGCACACCGCCACGGGCAAGGAGTTCCGCACCCGCGTGAACGCCCCCGCCACCGGCACCCGCTTCTCCTTCACCTGGGACGGCACCATCGACGGGGTGGACGCGCCGAACGGCCCCTACGGGGTGGAGGCCGAGGCGAGGTTCCTCGACGGCTCCGGGGAACCCGCCTACCAGGGCTGGCTCATGAAGGTGGTCCGCGCGGTCAATCCGCACGACTACACGAACAACGGCTCCACGGACCTCCTCGCCCGGGACGCCGCCGGCGTGCTGTGGCGCGACGACCTGCGGGACCGGTCGGCCGACGGCAGGATCGAGTCCGCCCGACGCACCCAGGTCGGCCGGGGCTGGCAGACGTACAAGCAGATCGAGGCCGTCGGCGACATCGCGGGCAACGAGGTCGGCGACCTGGTCGCCCTCGACGGTTCCGGCGTGCTCTGGCACTACCTCGGCAAGGGCGACGGCACGTTCGCCGCCCGGGAGCGGGTCGGCAGCGGCTGGGGCGTCTACAACAAGCTCACCGGCGGCTCGGACCTCGACGGCGACGGCCGTGCCGACCTCCTCGCCGTGGACACCGCCGGAGTCCTCTGGTTCTACAAGGGCACGAGCATCCCCTCCGCCCCCTTCGCCGCCCGCGTGCGGATCGGCAGCGGCTGGAACGCCTTCACCCAGCTGGTCGGCGCCGGCGACGTCGACAACGACGGGCGCCCGGACATGATCGCGTACGGGACCGGCGGCACGTACCTCTACCGTTCGACGGGCTCCGTCACCGCCCCCTTCACCCGTTGGTCGACGTCGCTGTACGCGGGCGAGGGCTCCAAGTTCAACAACGTCGTGTGA